The following are from one region of the Mustela lutreola isolate mMusLut2 chromosome 7, mMusLut2.pri, whole genome shotgun sequence genome:
- the LOC131837267 gene encoding serpin A9-like — MLSLGARSATKTQILQSLGFNLTHVPEPAMHQAFQHLLQLLRAPSADLDLRMGSVLFLKKELKLQANFLDNIKRLYESKTFSIDFSSTSTAREKINSYVEKETKGKVVDLIQGLEPLTVMVLVNHIFFKAKWEKPFNPGSTRKSSPFLVGKKTTVKVPMMHQVEEFAFGVDPKVDCSVLQMDYGRHTTAFFVLPGQGKMKQLEQALSARTLRNWGHLLQKRWIEVFIPKFSISASYDLETILPKMGIRDAFDKNADFSGITKRDFLQLSKAAHKAVLDVSEEGTEATAATATKLIVRSKDGPSHTVVRFDRPFLLLLINRATEAILFLGKVENPTKF, encoded by the exons ATGCTATCCCTTGGGGCCCGCTCAGCCACCAAGACCCAGATCCTCCAGAGCCTGGGGTTCAACCTCACGCATGTGCCAGAGCCCGCCATGCACCAGGCCTTCCAGCACCTGCTCCAGTTGCTCAGAGCCCCCAGCGCAGACCTGGACCTGAGGATGGGGAGTGTCCTCTTTCTCAAAAAGGAGCTGAAGCTGCAGGCAAATTTCTTGGACAACATCAAGAGGCTGTATGAGTCCAAAACCTTTTCTATCGATTTCTCAAGCACCTCCACTGCCCGGGAGAAGATCAACAGCTATGTGGAGAAGGAGACCAAAGGGAAGGTGGTGGACTTAATCCAAGGCCTTGAACCTCTGACGGTCATGGTCCTGgtgaaccacattttctttaaag CCAAGTGGGAAAAGCCCTTTAACCCTGGCTCTACAAGGAAGAGCTCCCCATTCCTGGTGGGCAAGAAGACCACTGTGAAGGTTCCAATGATGCACCAGGTGGAAGAGTTTGCCTTTGGAGTGGACCCAAAAGTGGACTGCTCCGTGCTGCAGATGGACTACGGTAGACACACTACAGCCTTCTTTGTCCTCCCTGGCCAGGGCAAGATGAAGCAGCTGGAACAGGCCTTGTCAGCCAGGACACTGAGGAATTGGGGTCACTTACTCCAGAAAAG GTGGATAGAGGTGTTCATTCCAAAATTCTCCATTTCTGCCTCCTATGACCTAGAAACCATTCTCCCAAAGATGGGCATCCGGGATGCCTTTGATAAAAATGCTGATTTTTCCGGAATTACAAAGAGAGACTTCCTGCAGCTTTCCAAA GCCGCCCACAAGGCTGTGCTGGACGTCAGCGAGGAGGGCACAGAAGCCACCGCGGCCACGGCCACCAAGCTCATAGTCCGCTCGAAGGACGGCCCCTCTCACACCGTTGTCCGCTTCGATCGGCCCTTTCTGCTGCTGCTGATCAATAGAGCCACAGAGGCCATTCTCTTCCTTGGGAAAGTTGAAAATCCCACGAAATTCTAG